In Silene latifolia isolate original U9 population chromosome 3, ASM4854445v1, whole genome shotgun sequence, a single window of DNA contains:
- the LOC141648359 gene encoding putative disease resistance protein RGA1 isoform X4 — MKDWKSDLRKLNKSVSFIKNMLLDADTKPELSHGEQAWIEELKEVLYEADDLFDEVITMAKVKELNAGAKFSKKVLDNVSHFFSSKNRILVSYNTSHEVKTIQQKLDAIAKDHARYDFKVDPRPTLKRKEDTSSFLNVLDEHIIGRDNDTKTIVDMLLDPNVEENVGFVVVVGVGGLGKTALARLVYNHDRIKSKFDKNLWACISDQDGKRLDVQAILGKIIESCTNKTPDTVSTMQSMYNKLQEELGNKMYLLILDDVWTEDPNEWNNLRKYLTIGGRGSKVVITTRSERTAEVILRNDTHSNKFMLSGLSDDDSLRLFKLTAFESESDQLNDLELAKIGKIIVRKCSNVPLAIKVLGTLLYGQTHRWESFAKNRLPEIESTKNPIMSILKLSYYNLEPSMKNCFRYCALFPKGYRMNKQKLISLWMAQGYIGDSEEYFLILLKRCFFQDVEKDGYGDVVSCKIHDLMHDLAQEVAGDDILVANSPPNNISKKNRHLFLAGGEWIKSSFPERNIRTCYMNTRVHSDVVKTLIANWRCLRSLRLCVPDAENLSQSIGELLHLRYLDLSENVKLKTLPNSIVKLYNLQSLIMHGCYRLKEWPKYFNKLVNLRLLDIRWCPELISIPLGIEQLINLRDLTNFNVGSLSSTGKQFGGQLKDLKFLVNLRGEIDITIGGNIGDEKENVCEDGYLEHIKNLKVVRIYLPYKVRETNYEDLIAKLQPNRNLMRLLLSGYNGTAIPRWGRAHDDWAIILPNLVKIELKYCERLHGLPLLSNLKHLKILSFFHLNNMEYIDNNPISHGSKDLPFFPSLEYLSILSMERLKGWWGGVGEADSSSGRVYWQPPFPRLSTLIIDSCPKLTSLPPCPSIELLKVNRSNKSLLILPGEIPGNLDLKLRVKEIDSVGYLTTLPACRLTDIMIKDDQELQRLSEIEEVFKGSSSLRSLSIYGCIRLTSISGVLEHLTALESLSLIDIPAEVDDDDMPWRSLRQNLRFLELKSLDNLLILPRGMQHLSALHILSITCCYSLKGLPEWISCLSSLHSLVIDSCPGINSLGTIQSITSLQRLDILFCPDLTEACQEPSGKEWPKIQHIPHISIFDIQE; from the coding sequence ATGAAAGACTGGAAATCCGATCTCAGAAAACTGAACAAGTCTGTCTCTTTTATTAAGAATATGCTCTTGGATGCAGACACGAAACCAGAGCTCTCCCATGGAGAACAAGCGTGGATTGAGGAGCTTAAGGAAGTTCTTTATGAAGCTGATGATCTCTTTGATGAAGTCATCACTATGGCTAAGGTGAAAGAACTCAATGCAGGTGCTAAGTTCTCCAAGAAGGTCTTGGATAATGTGAGTCATTTCTTTTCATCTAAGAATCGTATTCTTGTTAGTTACAATACTTCTCATGAGGTTAAGACCATCCAGCAAAAGTTGGATGCTATAGCTAAGGATCATGCTAGATATGACTTTAAGGTTGACCCTCGTCCTACTTTGAAAAGAAAAGAGGACACTAGTTCTTTTTTAAACGTCCTAGATGAGCATATTATTGGGAGGGACAACGATACGAAAACCATTGTAGACATGCTGCTTGATCCTAATGTTGAGGAAAatgttgggtttgtagttgtagtGGGAGTAGGAGGGTTAGGGAAAACCGCTCTTGCTCGACTTGTATATAATCACGATCGGATCAAATCTAAATTTGATAAAAACTTGTGGGCATGTATCTCAGACCAAGATGGGAAAAGGTTGGACGTGCAAGCCATTTTAGGCAAGATTATAGAATCTTGCACTAATAAAACCCCCGATACTGTCTCCACAATGCAGTCAATGTACAATAAACTTCAAGAAGAACTAGGAAATAAGATGTACTTGCTTATATTAGATGATGTATGGACCGAAGATCCCAATGAGTGGAATAATTTAAGAAAATACTTGACAATCGGTGGAAGGGGTAGCAAAGTCGTCATAACTACACGTTCAGAAAGGACGGCAGAAGTGATATTAAGAAATGATACCCACTCTAATAAATTTATGTTAAGTGGTTTGTCGGATGATGATTCCTTGCGTTTGTTTAAGTTGACGGCATTTGAAAGTGAATCAGATCAATTAAACGACCTTGAATTGGCTAAGATTGGCAAGATTATTGTTAGAAAATGCTCTAACGTTCCCCTTGCAATAAAGGTTCTAGGAACTTTATTATATGGTCAGACGCATAGATGGGAATCGTTTGCGAAAAACCGGTTACCTGAAATTGAAAGTACTAAAAATCCAATCATGTCCATCCTAAAGCTTAGTTACTACAATCTTGAACCCTCGATGAAAAATTGTTTTAGGTATTGTGCTTTATTCCCCAAGGGTTATAGAATGAACAAGCAAAAATTGATTAGTCTTTGGATGGCGCAAGGATACATTGGTGATAGTGAGGAATACTTTTTAATCTTACTTAAACGGTGTTTTTTTCAAGATGTAGAAAAGGATGGTTATGGTGATGTTGTATCTTGTAAAATACATGATTTAATGCATGATCTTGCACAAGAAGTCGCCGGAGATGACATTCTTGTGGCAAATAGTCCACCAAACAACATAAGCAAAAAAAATCGCCATTTATTTCTTGCTGGGGGTGAATGGATAAAAAGCTCTTTTCCTGAAAGAAATATTCGTACATGCTATATGAATACAAGGGTCCACTCGGATGTGGTGAAAACTCTCATAGCTAATTGGCGTTGCCTTAGATCGTTACGCTTATGTGTGCCAGATGCTGAAAATTTGTCGCAATCAATTGGTGAATTGCTACACTTAAGATATCTTGATCTCTCTGAAAATGTGAAGCTCAAGACACTCCCAAATTCAATTGtgaaattatataatttacaGAGTTTAATTATGCATGGCTGTTATAGGTTGAAAGAGTGGCCAAAGTATTTTAACAAATTGGTAAATCTTAGGCTCTTGGATATACGTTGGTGTCCGGAGTTGATTAGCATTCCTTTAGGCATAGAGCAATTGATTAATCTCCGTGACTTAACCAATTTTAATGTGGGTAGTCTGAGTTCAACTGGGAAGCAGTTTGGAGGACAATTGAAAGACTTAAAATTCCTCGTGAATTTAAGGGGTGAGATAGATATCACGATAGGCGGAAACATTGGAGATGAGAAGGAAAATGTATGCGAAGATGGCTATTTGGAGCATATAAAGAATCTGAAGGTGGTAAGGATATATTTACCTTACAAAGTCCGTGAAACCAATTATGAGGATCTGATTGCGAAGCTGCAGCCAAATCGAAATCTCATGCGGTTGTTGTTGTCTGGATATAATGGTACTGCAATCCCAAGGTGGGGAAGAGCACATGATGACTGGGCAATTATTCTTCCTAATCTCGTCAAGATTGAGCTTAAGTATTGTGAGAGGTTGCATGGTCTCCCTTTGTTGAGTAATTTGAAGCATCTGAAAATCTTGTCTTTTTTCCATTTGAATAATATGGAGTACATAGATAACAATCCAATTAGCCATGGGTCTAAGGATTTACCATTTTTCCCATCCCTCGAGTATCTCAGTATTTTGAGTATGGAAAGGCTGAAAGGATGGTGGGGAGGGGTTGGTGAAGCTGATAGCAGTAGTGGCAGGGTGTATTGGCAACCACCATTTCCTCGTCTCTCGACATTAATCATTGATTCATGCCCCAAGTTGACATCTCTTCCTCCTTGCCCGAGCATAGAATTACTTAAGGTGAACCGTAGCAACAAGTCATTGCTGATATTACCTGGTGAAATACCTGGAAACTTGGATCTCAAATTAAGGGTGAAAGAAATAGACAGCGTGGGTTATCTCACTACACTGCCTGCTTGCCGTCTTACGGACATCATGATAAAAGACGATCAGGAATTGCAGAGGTTATCAGAAATTGAAGAGGTATTCAAGGGCTCTTCTTCCTTAAGAAGCCTTAGTATTTATGGATGCATAAGACTGACGAGCATTTCAGGAGTGTTGGAACATCTCACTGCCTTGGAGTCGCTATCATTAATAGATATCCCTGCTGAAGTAGACGACGATGACATGCCTTGGAGATCCCTACGTCAAAATCTCCGTTTCCTCGAGTTAAAGTCTCTTGACAACCTGCTAATTCTGCCTAGAGGGATGCAGCACTTGTCCGCCCTTCATATCCTCTCCATTACATGTTGTTACTCATTGAAAGGTCTACCAGAATGGATAAGCTGCTTATCGTCACTTCATTCCCTTGTAATCGATTCGTGCCCAGGCATCAACTCACTAGGCACAATTCAATCTATCACTTCCCTTCAGAGACTTGATATCCTATTCTGTCCAGACCTAACAGAAGCATGTCAAGAACCAAGCGGCAAGGAGTGGCCCAAAATTCAACACATCCCTCACATCTCCATCTTTGACATCCAAGAATAA